In one Bos mutus isolate GX-2022 chromosome 19, NWIPB_WYAK_1.1, whole genome shotgun sequence genomic region, the following are encoded:
- the CARD14 gene encoding caspase recruitment domain-containing protein 14 → MAELCRTDSSLTSLDEEVLWEMMEDHRCRIVRSIFPSRLTPYLRQAKVLDQLDEEEVLHSPRFNNTAMRVGYLLDLLKTRGKNGAIAFLESLKFHNPDVYTLVTGLQPIVDFTNFSGLMETSKLTECLAGAIGSLQEELSQEKGQKEALLRQCQQLQERLDQAEARAEGLCQLEADHSRMKREVSAHFHEVLKLKDEMLSLSLHYSNALQEKELATTRCRSLQEELYLMKQELQREKMSSSCEREFRERSLKMASDLEPGDEELSRLKEENERLRSLTFSLAEKDILEQNLDEALESRQELVDRIHSLRERAVAAERQRKQYWEEKEQTLLQFQKTKVDCEIYKEKMNALQSQVVELQKERDQAYSARDGAQMEISQNLTEKDALRRKVFELMDQVCELRQQVQRLRVQADSSPGVSAQEVGAREPCPKGKQRLVRMFALCPRDDSNGSSSESQLWSDLSATSSRELVDSFRSSSPAPPSQQSLCKRATEDFWEDPCSSSGCPEILEVDQGGSLGAKKSNADLDFEIVDRADLPESENSLQPTSGDLYLSASCFPVRRRPARKILSQVTVLAFQGDALLEQISVIGGNLTGIFIHRVTPGSAADEMALRSGTQIVMVDYEATEPSSKAVLEGMTLERAVGLLQRVNGFCCLSVKVNMEGYKKLVQDLEAKVATSGDSFYIRVNLALEGRAEGELQVRCNDILHVTDTLFQGSSCWHAHRVGPYSTKGTKHGTIPNYTRAQQLLIALLQDMAHQSTVTRKQSSGGAQKLVRIVSMDRTKASPLWSSFEGSQSDPSRVEGEVDPSTVCFWTESCFTLVPYTLVHPHRPSRPRPVLFVPRVVGKILIEKLCLFQGFKKCPAEYLSQEEYDTSSQRGDIIQEREASGGLYCVTRRAVESLIGKNTHALLDIQLDSVCVLHRMEIFPIIIHVSINEKVAKKFKKALQRLGTTEDQLLEAARQEEAELDKVPCLYSSLAPESWSDLDALLGCVRLAITDEQRKVVWTE, encoded by the exons ATGGCAGAGCTGTGCCGCACGGACTCCTCGCTGACCTCCCTGGATGAGGAGGTGTTGTGGGAGATGATGGAGGACCACCGCTGCAGGATTGTACGCAGCATCTTCCCCAGCCGTCTCACCCCCTACCTGCGCCAGGCCAAGGTGCTGGACCAGCTGGATGAGGAGGAGGTGCTGCACAGCCCCAGGTTCAACAACACGGCCATGAGAGTCG GGTACTTGCTGGATTTGCTAAAGACTCGAGGCAAGAATGGGGCCATTGCCTTCCTGGAGAGCCTGAAGTTCCACAACCCTGATGTCTACACCCTGGTCACCGGGCTGCAGCCCATCGTGGACTTCACAAACTTCAGTG GGCTCATGGAGACGTCCAAGCTGACCGAGTGCCTGGCTGGAGCCATTGGGAGCCTGCAGGAGGAGCTGAGCCAGGAAAAGGGGCAGAAGGAGGCACTGCTGCGGCAGTGCCAGCAGCTGCAGGAGCGCCTGGACCAGGCCGAGGCCCGCGCTGAAGGCCTGTGTCAACTGGAGGCCGACCACAGCCGCATGAAGCGCGAGGTCAGTGCCCACTTCCACgaggtgctgaagctgaaggacGAGATGCTGAGTCTCTCGCTGCACTACAGCAACGCGCTGCAGGAGAAGGAGCTGGCCACCACACGCTGCCGCAGCCTGCAGGAAGAG CTGTATCTGATGAAGCAAGAGCTGCAGCGAGAGAAGATGTCTTCTTCCTGTGAGCGGGAATTTCGAGAGCGGTCCCTGAAGATGGCCAGCGACCTGGAGCCTGGAGACGAGGAGCTGAGCCgcctgaaggaggagaatgagagGCTCCGCTCCCTGACCTTCAGCCTG GCGGAGAAGGACATTCTGGAACAGAATCTGGACGAGGCCTTGGAGAGCAGGCAGGAGCTGGTGGACCGCATCCACTCTCTGAGGGAGCGGGCGGTGGCCGCTGAGAGACAGCGAAAGCAG TACTGGGAAGAGAAGGAGCAGACCCTGCTCCAGTTCCAGAAAACCAAGGTGGACTGTGAAATCTACAAGGAGAAGATGAACGCCCTGCAGAGCCAAGTGGTCGAGCTGCAGAAGGAACGAGACCAG GCCTACTCGGCGAGGGATGGAGCCCAGATGGAGATTTCTCAGAACCTGACGGAGAAGGACGCCCTCCGCAGGAAGGTGTTTGAGCTGATGGACCAGGTCTGCGAGCTGCGCCAGCAGGTCCAGCGGCTGCGGGTGCAGGCCGACTCATCACCGGGGGTGAGCGCT CAGGAGGTGGGGGCCAGGGAGCCCTGTCCGAAGGGGAAGCAGCGGCTGGTGCGTATGTTTGCCCTCTGCCCGCGGGATGACAGCAACGGCAGCTCCTCTGAG TCTCAGCTCTGGTCTGACCTGAGTGCCACATCCAGCCGAGAGCTGGTGGACAGCTTCCGCTCCAGCAGCCCTGCGCCTCCCAGCCAGCAATCCCTGTGCAAGCGGGCCACAGAGGACTTCTGGGAAGACCCATGCTCTTCCAG CGGCTGCCCAGAAATCCTGGAGGTGGACCAGGGAGGCTCCCTGGGTGCTAAGAAGAGCAATGCAGACTTGGATTTTGAGATTGTAGACCGGGCAG ACCTCCCTGAATCTGAGAACAGCCTGCAGCCGACTTCTGGGGACCTCTATCTCTCCGCCAG CTGCTTCCCAGTGAGGCGGAGGCCGGCCCGCAAGATCCTGAGCCAGGTCACCGTGCTGGCCTTCCAGGGGGATGCGCTGCTGGAGCAGATAAGTGTTATTGGCGGGAACCTCACGGGCATCTTCATTCATCGGGTCACCCCGGGCTCTGCGGCAGATGAGATGGCTTTGCGCTCCGGCACCCAGATTGTCATG GTGGATTACGAGGCAACTGAGCCCTCGTCCAAGGCTGTCCTGGAGGGCATGACCCTGGAGCGGGCCGTCGGACTTCTCCAGAGGGTGAATGGCTTCTGCTGTCTGTCAGTGAAGGTCAACATGGAGG GTTATAAGAAGCTGGTCCAGGACCTGGAGGCCAAAGTGGCCACGTCAGGGGACTCCTTCTACATCCGGGTCAATCTGGCCCTGGAGGGGCGGGCGGAGGGAGAGCTTCAGGTGCGCTGCAACGACATCCTGCATGTCACAGACACCCTGTTCCAGGGCAGCAGCTGCTGGCACGCCCACCGTGTTGGCCCCTACAGCACCAAGGGCACCAAGCATGGCACCATCCCCAACTACACACG GGCTCAGCAGCTGCTCatcgccctcctccaggacatggCTCATCAGAGCACTGTGACCCGCAAG CAGTCGTCTGGGGGAGCCCAGAAGTTGGTCCGCATTGTCAGTATGGACAGAACCAAGGCCAGCCCTCTGTGGTCAAGCTTTGAAGGGAGCCAGTCGGACCCGAGCCGGGTAGAAGGTGAGGTGG ACCCCTCCACCGTGTGCTTTTGGACCGAGAGCTGCTTCACCCTGGTGCCCTACACCCTGGTGCACCCCCATAGGCCCAGCCGGCCCCGGCCTGTGCTCTTCGTGCCCAGggtggtcgggaagatcctgatTGAGAAGCTGTGCCTCTTCCAAGGGTTTAAGAAATGCCCAGCAG AGTACTTGAGCCAGGAGGAGTATGACACCTCCAGCCAGAGAGGGGACATCATCCAGGAAAGAGAGGCATCCGGTGGCCTCTACTGTGTCACCCGCAGAGCAGTTGAGTCCCTCATAGGAAAG AACACCCACGCCCTCCTGGACATCCAGCTGGACAGTGTCTGTGTCCTGCACAGGATGGAGATTTTCCCCATCATTATCCATGTCTCCATCAATGAGAAGGTGGCAAAGAAATTCAA GAAGGCTCTGCAGCGGCTAGGTACCACAGAGGACCAGCTCCTGGAGGCCGCCAGGCAGGAGGAGGCTGAGCTGGATAAAGTGCCCTGTCTATATAGCAGCCTGGCCCCCGAAAGCTGGAGTGACCTGGATGCCCTGCTCGGCTGCGTCCGCCTGGCCATCACGGATGAGCAAAGGAAGGTCGTGTGGACAGAGTAG